In Vanrija pseudolonga chromosome 4, complete sequence, a single window of DNA contains:
- the gaaC_1 gene encoding L-threo-3-deoxy-hexylosonate aldolase has protein sequence MTATKLWPNGVSVPLTTAFKADESIDTDAIAAQVVRLAQAGVGIVLLGTNGEASHLSREERKLVISTGRKALDGAGFAGTPLLAGTGGGSAATTIELARDAAEAGATHSIVICPGYFSFAMGRDRQAILGFFKKVLDESPLPVMIYNFPGAAAGIDLNSDELIELSEHPNCFGAKLTCAMIGKGQRLAAHTQSADFLARHGAALKQTTVTGQWQVLPGFSESLLPAVLARHTGCITGTGNIFPKTINRLYQQTVKGLAGDAAALKEALELQDRVARSDFIIVKAGIQGTKHALDYFVKQGLGGYARLPLGPTSPEVKKLVEVELKEDWEFEQSL, from the exons ATGACCGCTACCAAGCTCTGGCCCAACGGCGTCTCGGTGCCCCTCACGACGGCgttcaaggccgacgagagcatcgacacggacgcgatcgccgcgcaggtcgtgcgcctcgcgcaggccggcgtcggcatcgttTTGCTCGGCACGAACGGCGAGGCATCCCACCTCAGCCGTgaggagcgcaagctcgtcatCAGCACCGgccgcaaggcgctcgacggcgccgggtTCGCTGGCACCCCGCTGCTTGCGGGCACTGGTG GCGGCTCCGCGGCCACGAccatcgagctcgcgcgcgacgctgccgaggccggcgcgacccACTCGATCGTCATCTGCCCCGGCTACTTCTCGTTCGCGATGGGCCGTGACCGCCAGGCGATCCTCGGCTTCTTCAAgaaggtgctcgacgagtcgCCGCTCCCCGTCATGATCTACAACTTCCCcggagccgccgccggcatcgacCTCAACTCCGACGAGCTGATCGAGCTGTCCGAGCACCCCAACTGCTTTGGCGCCAAGCTCACCTGCGCCATGATCGGCAAGGGCCAGCGCCTGGCCGCGCACACCCAGAGCGCCGACttcctcgcgcgccacggcgccgccctcaaGCAGACCACCGTCACTGGCCAGTGGCAGGTGCTCCCTGGCTTCTCCGAGTCGCTCCTCCCTGcggtcctcgcgcgccacaCCGGCTGCATCACGGGCACGGGCAACATCTTCCCCAAGACCATCAACCGCCTGTACCAGCAGACTGTCAAGGGCctggccggcgacgccgccgcgctcaaggaggccctcgagctccaggaccgcgtcgcgcgctccGACTTTATCATTGTCAAGGCCGGCATCCAGGGCACCAAGCACGCGCTCGACTACTTCGTCAAGCAGGGCCTCGGAGGCTACGCCCGCCTGCCCCTCggccccacctcgcccgaggtcaagaagctcgtcgaggtcgagctcaaggaggactGGGAGTTTGAGCAGAGCCTGTAG
- the ard-1 gene encoding L-arabinitol 4-dehydrogenase, translating into MPSDPAKLRYGGFPDLPVAPYEEAYDSLNNGFVARVLDADDPALLDPKANIGCAYRPGGGADMVELPRPVAAAGEVIIHVQQSGICGSDLHMFRHGANGSCVVTKHTCAGHESAGEVVELGEGVDTLKVGDRVAIECCLPCLSPACGPCIEGRYNLCPRIAFLSAAPFHGTLARYVRHPAAWVHKLPDNVSTEEGSLCEPLVVVLAALDRAGVKLGDSVLICGAGPIGIMALLAARAAGCEPITITDLVASRLEFAKKLVPSVKTVLVERGEDAGEVAKRARAAAGGVPARVALEATGFESSIHAAIYGVDHGGKVYVLGMGAAMQTVPFTYLQWREIDLQYQYLYANQYPKAIRLVAGGLVDVGPLVTHRFPLKDALKAFEVALDPAHGAIKVQIQD; encoded by the exons ATGCCATCCGACCCCGCAAAGCTGCGCTATGGCGGGTTCCCCGATCTCCCCGTCGCGCCGTACGAGGAGGCGTACGACTCGCTGAACAACGGCttcgtcgcgcgcgtgctggacgccgacgacccggcGCTCTTGGACCCCAAGGCGAACATTGGGTGCGCGTACCGCCCCGGCGGGGGGGCGGACATGGTCGAGCTGCCGCGGCctgtcgcggcggcgggcgaggtcatCATCCACGTGCAGCAGAGCGGCATCTGCGG CTCCGACCTCCACATGTTCCGCCACGGCGCGAACGGCTCGTGCGTCGTCACGAAGCATACCTGCGCCGGGCACGAgtcggccggcgaggtcgtcgagctcggcgagggcgtcgacacgctcaaggtcggcgaccgcgtcgcgaTCGAGTGCTGCCTGCCGTGCCTGTCGCCCGCGTGCGGGCCGTGCATTGAGGGGAGGTACAACCTGT GCCCCAGAATCGCGTTCTTGTCCGCCGCACCGTTCCACGGCACGCTGGCGCGCTACGTCCGCCACCCGGCCGCGTGGGTGCACAAGCTGCCGGACAACGTGTCGACCGAGGAGGGCAGCCTGTGCGAGCCGCTCGTCGTGGTGCTGGCTgcgctcgaccgcgccggcgtgaaGCTGGGGGACAGTGTGCTGATCTG CGGCGCTGGCCCCATCGGCATCATGGCCCtgctcgcggctcgcgcggcggggtgcgagCCCATCACGATCACGGACCTCGTGGCGAGCCGACTCGAGTTTGCGAAGAAGCTCGTACCCTCCGTCAAGacggtgctcgtcgagcgcggcgaggacgctGGCGAGGTTgcgaagcgcgcgcgcgcggctgcgggcggcgtgccggcgcgcgtcgcgctcgaggcgacAGGGTTCGAGAGCAGTATCCACGCGGCGATCTACGGCGTCGAccacggcggcaaggtctACGTCCTCGGCATGGGGGCCGCGATGCAGACCGTCCCGTTCACGTACCTCCAGTGGCGCGAGATCGACCTCCAGTACCAGTATCTCTACGCGAACCAGTACCCCAAGGCCATCCGCCTCGTGGCTGGCGGCCTGGTGGACGTCGGGCCGCTCGTCACGCACCGCTTCCCTCTCAaggacgcgctcaaggcgttCGAGGTGGCCTTGGAccccgcgcacggcgcgATCAAGGTCCAGATCCAGGACtag
- the qutD_1 gene encoding putative quinate permease gives MGGFKRIEDRPTPKEVYNWRVYMLACVCGMSALTFGYDGAFIGTTIARPSFKHAFGIDKMTADEQKNYTTNLTATFTGSAFFGAVFAWPVMEAWGRKRPMQVSALLFNVGAILMTVTTHSLGMIFAGRAITGFAVGILTAVVPTFISEFAPPPIRGQLTGFFEIAYQAGSLVGFWINYGITSHMDVTQNKAWRVAMAVQLIPGGMLLVASIVLRESPGWLLRKGREEQCLSVLSYVRQLPADHRYIKEEIALLMGVIGEERRLSGGKSGILPYLAAATRELRIPSLRNRFVILFVMFILMNFSGAVVLNYYSPTLFGAVGITGTDIFLYTGYYGLVKAVGAITFCLWIVDRSGRRLPWLLSASSCAVCLIYMGAFVEIAKPSQGGLHSASSIAGGKGAIAAIMLYSWFWSWGGNSLAWIVSAELFPISLRSFTGAFGASTQWLSSFAATMSAPHMFAKCGGYTFIFYGLCCLLTWVFTFFWIPETKGIPIECMGPLFDGPSRHCQFRQKKVYPPNGIPPPPPELAQDAIGRVDSTEKKPEFAHVESVHSRV, from the exons ATGGGCGGATTCAAGCGCATCGAGGACAGGCCGACCCCGAAGGAGGTGTACAACTGGCGCGTGTACATGCTCGCGTGTGTATGCGGCATGTCGGCCCTGACATTCGGCTAC GACGGCGCGTTCATCGGCACGACCATCGCGCGCCCGTCGTTCAAGCACGCGTTCGGGATCGACAAGAtgacggccgacgagcagaaGAACTACACGACCAACCTGACTGCGACGTTTACGGGCTCTGCGTTCTTTGGCGCTGTGTTCGCGTGGCCTG TGATGGAGGCATGGGGCCGCAAGCGCCCGATGCAGGTCTCTGCGTTGCTGTTCAACGTCGGCGCGATCCTCATGACAGTGACCACACACAGCCTGGGCATGATCTTCGCCGGGCGCGCAATCACAGGCTTCGCGGTCGGCATCCTGACTGCCGTCGTGCCGACCTTTATTTCCGAGTTTGCGCCGCCCCCGATCCGCGGGCAGCTGACGGGCTTCTTCGAGATCGCGTACCAGGCCGGCAGCCTCGTCGGCTTCTGGATCAACTACGGCATCACGTCCCACATGGACGTGACGCAGAACAAGGCGTGGCGCGTCGCCATGGCCGTGCAGCTCATCCCGGGCGGCatgctgctcgtcgcgtccaTCGTGCTCCGCGAGTCGCCCGGCTGGCTCCTCCGCAAGGGCCGCGAAGAGCAGTGCCTCTCTGTCCTGTCGTACGTCCGCCAGCTGCCCGCAGACCACAGGTACATCAAGGAGGAGATCGCGCTCCTCATGGGCGTGATTGGGGAGGAGCGCCGCCTGTCCGGCGGCAAGAGCGGCATCCTCCCCTACCTCGctgccgcgacgcgcgagcTCCGCATCCCGTCGCTCCGCAACCGCTTCGTCATCCTCTTCGTCATGTTCATCCTCATGAACTTTagcggcgccgtcgtgctcaaCTACTACTCGCCGACGCTGTTCGGCGCGGTGGGCATCACGGGCACGGATATCTTCCTGTACACGGGGTACTAcggcctcgtcaaggccgtcggcgcgatcACTTTCTGCCTGTGGATCGTCGACCGCTCCGGGCGCCGCCTGCCGTGgctgctctcggcgtcgtcgtgcgccgtGTGCCTCATCTATATGGGCGCGTTTGTCGAGATCGCAAAGCCGAGCCAGGGCGGGCTccactcggcgtcgtcgattgctggcggcaagggcgccatcgccgccatcatGCTCTACTCGTGGTTCTGGTCCTGGGGCGGCAACTCGCTCGCGTGGATCGTGTCGGCCGAGCTCTTCCCCATCTCGCTCCGCTCCTTCACGGGCGCGTTCGGCGCCTCGACCCAGTGGCTCTCGAGCTTCGCCGCGAccatgtcggcgccgcacaTGTTCGCAAAGTGCGGCGGGTACACGTTCATCTTCTACGGCCTCTGCTGCCTGCTCACCTGGGTCTTCACATTCTTCTGGATCCCCGAGACGAAGGGCATCCCCATCGAGTGCATGGGCCCGCTGTTCGACGGCCCGTCTCGTCACTGCCAGTTCCGCCAGAAGAAGGTCTACCCGCCCAACGGCAtcccgccgcccccgcccgagctcgcgcaggacGCCATTGGCCGCGTCGACTCGACCGAGAAGAAGCCAGAGTTTGCCCACGTCGAGAGCGTCCACAGCAGGGTGTAG
- the SPCC1393.09c gene encoding RWD domain-containing protein — protein sequence MADHQAILEEEFEVLESIFPDEFEKVSDNEVRIRVEPEEEVTGHPLSLVLVVTYPPTYPDVIPELALEEIDEELGELREGEEEEVVGQLNQIAEESLGMAMTFTIATAAREALSALINSRKVREQEADEARARAYEEEEKKKTRGTPLTPALYSKWKDSFRAEMAAKKVKQQEDSIRALPAREREEWRKKNARASGRQLFETAKVSATSDEALYEDGEAVDVSQYTREERDRARWEEEANEEKAAHVALDDSDDE from the exons ATGGCAG ACCACCAGGCAATCTTGGAGGAGGAGttcgaggtgctcgagtCTATCTTCCCCGACGAGTTTGAGA AGGTCAGCGACAATGAGGTTAGGATACGTGTGGAgccggaggaggaggtcacAGGGCACCCAT tgTCACTCGTGCTCGTGGTCACCTACCCGCCGACATACCCAGACGTGATCcccgagctggcgctggaagagatcgacgaggagctgggcgagctgcgcgagggcgaggaggaggaagtcgTGGGCCAGTTGAACCAGATC GCCGAAGAGTCGCTCGGCATGGCAATGACGTTCACGATCGCaaccgcggcgcgcgaggcgctctCCGCACTGATCAACTCGCGCAaggtgcgcgagcaggaggcggacgaggcccgagcgcgcgcgtacgaggaggaggagaagaagaagacgcgcggcacgccgctcacgccggcgCTGTACTCGAAGTGGAAGGACTCGTTCCGCGCCGAGATggccgccaagaaggtcaagcAACAGGAGGACAGCATCCGTGCGCTGCCggcccgcgagcgcgaggagtgGCGCAAGAAGAACGCAAGGGCGAGCG GCCGACAGCTGTTCGAGACGGCCAAGGTCTCGGCCACGTCGGACGAGGCACTgtacgaggacggcgaggctgTCGACGTGTCCCAGTAcacgcgcgaggagcgcgaccgcgcccgctgggaggaggaggccaacgaggagaaggcggcgcacgtcgcgctggacgactcggacgacgagtag
- the itt1 gene encoding E3 ubiquitin-protein ligase itt1: protein MSGDGEELPDELYALQDDEIAALSSIYPGLVNIDSVDSSTGSHTVTLSIPVDLPAATPTVLTSAVSNPASTSTAASLELAHLPALSARVVLPPGYPSTKPPRVVSLRAKIPKHDGPGGWLSNRMLSKVQERLAAIWTSERDAAGEGLGVLWTWFDWVTSSEFLTDLGLLSSGLLSLPTPPTLTTSTYHLLLKSNDAATSRVDFEGAAHPCAICFGDRKGRSCVQLPVCGCVFCHSCLHGFWALAIQEGTLTNVACPSVDCVKARAARPVEHAAAVFDDNRSDGITAAVVESVVGSELVKRWHTLSAKRLIETDPLYTFCPHEKCQAPVPPPSDTATHDLAQSAQGAHKVIRLDIGKCDVPSSKSSHDDAISVASRWDNFRQCPRCEMVFCIMCRSTWHGVTTGCSIKDAEQAVREYLDADEEGREAIRQRLGPRNTDALMALVRDHELHQLLQEWAKANATACPGCKSIIEKSEGCNHMTCHQCRTHFCYRCGVAISATHPYDHFNQRHTPCYNKLFDVVFEDFWVPFEGEVE from the exons ATGTcgggtgacggcgaggagctgcccGACGAGCTCTACGCTCTCCAAGATGACGAGATTGCCGCGCTGTCG TCTATCTACCCCGGCCTTGTGAACATTGACAGCGTCGACTCCAGCACAGGAAGCCACACCGTCACGTTATCTATCCCCGTCGACCTTCCTGCGGCGACGCCTACGGTCCTGACATCGGCTGTATCCAacccggcctcgacgagcaccgccgcgagcctggagctcgcgcacctgcCCGCGTTATCAGCCCGCGTCGTCTTACCGCCAGGATACCCCTCCACCAAGCCCCCACGTGTCGTCTCCCTCCGGGCTAAGATCCCAAAGCACGACGGACCTGGCGGCTGGCTCAGCAATCGCATGCTGAGCAAGGTCCAGGAACGGTTAGCGGCCATATGGACCAGTGAGCGCGACGCAGCTGGAGAGGGACTTGGGGTTCTGTGGACGTGGTTTGACTGGGTCACGTCCTCCGAGTTTCTCACCGACTTGGGCCTCTTGAGCAGCGGCTTGTTAAG TTTACCCACACCACCGACATTGACCACGTCCACATACCATCTCCTGCTCAAGAGCAACGATGCGGCAACCTCACGGGTCGACTTCGAGGGTGCTGCCCACCCATGCGCGATCTGTTTCGGGGACAGGAAGGGGCGCAGCTGCGTCCAGTTACCTGTATGCGGCTGCGTCTTCTGTCACTCTTGCCTCCATGGGTTCTGGGCGCTGGCTATTCAAGAGGGCACGTTAACCAACGTCGCCTGCCCCAGTGTCGACTGCGTCAAGgctcgagccgctcggcCCGTCGAACATGCTGCCGCAGTGTTTGATGACAACAGGAGTGATGGAATCACTGCCGCTGTGGTTGAGTCGGTTGTCGGCTCCGAGCTGGTGAAGCGATGGCACACTCTGAGTGCCAAGCGCTTAATCGAGACAG ACCCTCTGTACACCTTCTGCCCTCACGAGAAGTGTCAAGCTCCAGTTCCACCTCCTTCGGATACAGCGACACACGATCTGGCGCAGTCGGCACAGGGCGCGCACAAGGTCATTCGGCTCGACATTGGCAAATGTGATGTTCCCTCCTCCAAGTCGTCACATGACGACGCTATCTCTGTTGCCTCTCGGTGGGACAACTTCCGCCAGTGCCCACGATGCGAGATGGTGTTCTGCATCATGTGCCGCTCTACCTGGCATGGTGTCACCACTGGCTGCAGCATCAAGGATGCTGAGCAGGCTGTCCGCGAGTAcctggacgccgacgaggagggacgTGAGGCCATCCGCCAGCGCCTAGGACCTCGAAATACCGACGCACTCATGGCGCTTGTCCGCGATCATGAATTACATCAACTTCTGCAAGAGTGGGCAAAAGCCAACGCGACGGCCTGCCCGGGCTGCAAGTCCATCATCGAGAAGAGCGAGGGCTGCAACCATATGACGTGCCACCAGTGCCGGACCCACTTCTGCTACCGATGCGGCGTGGCG ATCTCTGCGACCCACCCTTATGACCACTTCAACCAGCGACACACACCGTGTTACAACAAGCTGTTCGACGTGGTCTTTGAAGACTTTTGGGTGCCCTTCGAAGGGGAGGTCGAGTAG
- the Msed_2001_0 gene encoding 3-hydroxypropionyl-coenzyme A dehydratase: protein MRAYTLPRATIASIRRGTRSYSAAAAESTLQVEDRDRIRWITLNRPKSLNALAVRDLDDLAKAVESASSDPAIRAIALQGAGRAFCAGMNTHAFAGLDRAGAREVIAKVGRAVGSLRVSPKPTAVLMHGYCLGAGFEMALAADLRVALPGTKVGLPETKVGIPSVLDAALLRDHVGLSLAKEMLLIGDVYPIEHLGRHFVNAVGGEESGGLQAAAAHLLAKVTDLSPVAMKAQKELNEMWMNTPLKEAIDISIDVFADVFVDPATHEAIQAYNKKQ, encoded by the coding sequence ATGCGCGCATACACCCTCCCACGAGCAACTATCGCTTCAATCCGCCGCGGCACCCGCTCCTActccgccgcagccgccgagtCAACCCTCCAGGTCGAGGACCGCGACCGCATCCGCTGGATCACTCTCAACCGCCCCAAGTCGCTCAACGCACTGGCCGTCCGCGACCTCGATGATCTCGCCAAGGCGGTCGAGTCGGCATCAAGCGACCCCGCGATCCGCGCCATCGCGCTGCAAGGAGCTGGCCGCGCGTTCTGCGCCGGGATGAACACGCACGCCTTTGCCGgtctcgaccgcgccggcgcgcgagagGTCATTGCCAAGGTCGGCCGTGCGGTCGGCTCCCTGCGCGTCTCGCCCAAGCCCACCGCTGTGCTCATGCACGGGTActgcctcggcgcggggttCGAGatggcgctcgctgccgactTGCGCGTTGCGCTGCCCGGCACCAAGGTCGGCCTGCCCGAGACAAAGGTCGGCATCCCCAGCGTCCTTGACGCCGCGCTACTCCGCGATCACGTCGGTCTGTCCCTCGCCAAGGAGATGCTTCTCATTGGAGACGTTTACCCGATCGAGCATCTCGGACGGCACTTTGtcaacgccgtcggcggcgaggaaaGCGGCGGCCTGCAAGCTGCCGCGGCACACCTCCTTGCCAAGGTCACCGACCTCAGCCCAGTCGCTATGAAGGCCCAGAAGGAGCTCAACGAGATGTGGATGAACACGCCATTGAAGGAGGCCATCGACATCAGCATCGACGTCTTCGCCGACGTGTTTGTCGACCCAGCAACTCACGAAGCCATCCAGGCCTACAATAAGAAGCAGTGA
- the SLT11 gene encoding Pre-mRNA-splicing factor SLT11, translating into MPAKHDINKVGSESSDFPILCETCLGPNPYVRMTKREFGQECKICNRPFTVFRWNPGEGGRFKKTEICTTCAKIKGVCQTCLLDLEYGLPVQVRDAALGRKNQAPSSDINKQYYIQNLEAQMEESGDGQAYDSQVANAAGREMLKNLARTDPHYKRNRPHICSFFLKGDCKRGAECPFRHETPKEGETSKQNISDRYYGTNDPVAKNILKKVAESKGLKAPEDKTITNLLLLGLPTCTEADVRTALNDAVPSIKPNQIRSISIVAANNVAFLNFTDRQSAERAAEGLSAQDGVEVNGKKAKVVWGRARPNKPKAAGTAAPAVSA; encoded by the exons ATGCCTGCCAAGCACGATATCAAC AAAGTAGGCTCGGAGAGCTCAGACTTCCCCATCCT TTGCGAGACCT GCTTGGGACCAAACCCATATGTCCGGATG ACAAAGCGAGAGTTCGGCCAGGAGTGCAAGATCTGCAACCGCCCCTTCACCGTCTTCAGGTGGAACCCAGGAGAGGGTGGCCGCTTCAAGAAGACTGAGATCTGCACGACTTGCGCCAAGATCAAGGGCGTGTGCCAGACCTGCTTGCTCGACCTGGAGTACGGCCTGCCAGTGCaggtgcgcgacgcggctCTAGGACGCAAGAACCAGGCGCCATCAAGTGATATCAACAAGC AGTACTACATTCAGAATCTAGAAGCACAAATGGAGGAATCAGGCGACGGGCAGGCATACGACTCGCAGGTGGCCAACGCTGCGGGCCGCGAGATGCTCAAGAACCTTGCCCGAACGGACCCCCACTACAAGCGTAATCGCCCTCACATCTGCTCCTTCTTCCTCAAGGGAGACTGTAAGCGTGGCGCCGAGTGCCCCTTCCGCCACGAGACACCAAAGGAAGGCGAGACGTCCAAGCAGAACATCTCGGACAGGTACTACGGAACCAACGACCCTGTGGCCAAGAACATTCTCAAGAAGGTCGCGGAGAGCAAGGGATTGAAGGCTCCGGAGGACAAGACGATT ACTAACCTTCTCCTCCTGGGTCTCCCAACCTGCACTGAGGCGGATGTGCGCACTGCATTGAACGATGCTGTTCCTTCTATCAAGCCGAACCAAATACGCTCGATCTCTATTGTTGCGGCCAACA ACGTCGCATTCCTCAACTTTACGGATCGCCAATCGGCCGAGCGGGCAGCTGAGGGTCTGTCTGCGCAGGATGGTGTCGAGGTGaacggcaagaaggccaaggtcgtTTGGGGCCGCGCACGTCCAAACAAGCCCaaggcggcgggcacggccgCACCGGCCGTGAGCGCGTAA